From a single Capsicum annuum cultivar UCD-10X-F1 chromosome 12, UCD10Xv1.1, whole genome shotgun sequence genomic region:
- the LOC124889745 gene encoding uncharacterized protein LOC124889745 yields the protein MVIDENLFVSLDKSDRTKVKLRDGALVQAQGRRSMKFSTDEEHYSDVELTTDSPVLKTRFKLDKRKPIATLLVVNENLMKGDGEDVANSKLYRSLIGSLLYLTATRSDVKFAASLFPDIYNVPAPSILELLKGC from the exons ATGGTGATTGATGAAAATCTATTTGTTAGCTTGGACAAGTCTGATAGGACCAAAGTAAAGCTTAGAGATGGTGCACTGGTGCAAGCTCAAGGAAGAAGGTCAATGAAATTTTCTACGGATGAag AACACTATTCAGATGTTGAATTGACAACTGATTCTCCAGTTTTAAAGACCAG GTTCAAGCTTGATAAGCGCAAACCTATTGCAACTTTACTTGTTGTGAATGAAAATTTGATGAAGGGTGATGGAGAAGATGTGGCAAATTCAAAACTGTATAGGAGTCTTATTGGAAGCTTGTTGTATCTGACTGCTACTAGGTCAGATGTGAAATTTGCTGCTAGTTTATTTCCCGATATATACAATGTCCCAGCACCAAGCATTTTGGAGTTGTTAAAAGGGTGTTGA
- the LOC107850335 gene encoding uncharacterized protein LOC107850335, translating to MLFKTRRRAFSWLFSDGECEEVNASQTVESHVFPHLVESKEKTFDSSSALKSLDINRRPRSSTPIVACKRSKTDLKENEDPGMVTNPYQAFVIARDSLRHREEEAKMQAEIQKLDDEVGELKQKTEMCTSSLSSSTLLQSQICDVLSSFEQEENLSSLGSILVNLGRRVN from the exons ATGTTGTTCAAAACCAGGCGTAGAGCATTTTCCTGGTTGTTTTCTGACGGTGAATGTGAAGAAGTGAATGCATCACAAACTGTTGAATCACATGTGTTTCCTCATCTTGTTGAGTCGAAAGAAAAAACTTTTGATTCTTCCTCAGCTCTGAAATCATTGGATATAAATCGGAGACCAAGATCAAGCACTCCTATTGTTG CTTGTAAAAGATCAAAGACGGATCTGAAAGAAAATGAAGATCCAGGCAtggtaaccaatccataccaggCTTTTGTGATAGCCAGAGATTCTTTGAGACacagagaagaagaagcaaagaTGCAAGCAGAAATACAGAAATTAGATGATGAAGTGGGTGAATTGAAGCAGAAGACTGAGATGTGTACGTCTTCTTTGAGTTCATCAACTCTGCTACAATCCCAAATATGTGATGTTCTCTCAAGTTTTGAACAAGAAGAAAACCTCTCTTCTCTTGGGTCCATTTTGGTTAATTTGGGTCGGCGGGTTAATTAG
- the LOC107850333 gene encoding low-temperature-induced cysteine proteinase: protein MTTLTISLLILLFSSIYASASTSDMSIISYDSTHMHHRSDDEVRALYESWLIEHGKSYNALGEKEKRFEIFKDNLKYIDEHNSIPNKSYKLGLTKFADLTNDEYKSTYLGYKSDRSRLLKNKSDRYLPKVGEKLPESVDWREKGALVDIKNQGSCGSCWAFSAVAAIESINQITTGELISLSEQELIDCDRSYNEGCNGGLMDYAFQFVIKNGGIDSEEDYPYVEGDGTCDTFRKNAKVVKIDSYEDVPENNERALQKALVHQPVSIAVEAGGKDFQHYKSGIFTGRCGTAVDHGVVAVGYGTENGMDYWIVRNSWGASWGEKGYLKMERNIASRQGKCGLAIEPSYPVKSGPNPPNPGPSPPTPVKPPTVCDDYATCAEGSTCCCIFESRRTCFSWGCCPLEGAICCEDHYSCCPHDYPVCNVYEGTCSISKNNPLGVKAMKHILAKPIGAYGNGGKKSSS from the exons atgacaacTCTCACAATATCCCTCCTCATCCTCCTCTTCTCCTCGATTTACGCTTCGGCTTCGACTTCTGATATGTCCATAATATCCTACGATTCTACTCACATGCATCATCGTTCCGATGATGAAGTCAGGGCGTTGTACGAGTCTTGGCTAATCGAGCACGGCAAATCGTACAACGCTCTAGGCGAAAAGGAGAAgagatttgaaattttcaaagatAACTTAAAATATATCGACGAACATAACTCTATTCCAAATAAGAGTTATAAGCTTGGATTAACGAAATTCGCTGATCTGACTAATGATGAATATAAGTCGACTTACTTAGGTTATAAAAGTGATCGAAGTAGATTAttgaagaataaaagtgacagaTATCTACCAAAAGTTGGTGAGAAATTACCAGAATCAGTTGATTGGAGGGAAAAAGGTGCTCTTGTTGATATTAAGAATCAAGGAAGCTGTG GGAGTTGTTGGGCATTCTCTGCCGTTGCTGCCATTGAATCGATAAACCAGATAACAACTGGGGAGTTGATATCACTGTCGGAGCAAGAGCTGATAGATTGTGATAGGTCTTACAATGAAGGTTGCAATGGCGGTCTTATGGATTACGCCTTTCAATTCGTCATCAAGAATGGAGGAATTGACAGTGAAGAAGACTACCCTTACGTAGAAGGTGATGGCACATGTGATACATTTAGG AAAAATGCCAAGGTTGTGAAGATAGATAGCTATGAAGATGTTCCTGAGAACAATGAAAGGGCGCTACAAAAGGCTCTTGTACATCAACCTGTGAGCATTGCTGTTGAAGCTGGTGGTAAAGACTTCCAGCACTACAAATCG GGTATCTTTACTGGAAGATGTGGTACTGCAGTGGATCATGGTGTGGTTGCTGTTGGATATGGTACTGAGAATGGTATGGATTATTGGATTGTGAGGAACTCGTGGGGCGCTAGCTGGGGAGAGAAGGGCTACCTCAAAATGGAACGTAACATTGCCAGCCGTCAAGGCAAGTGTGGGTTAGCCATAGAGCCTTCATATCCAGTAAAGTCTGGCCCAAATCCTCCTAACCCCGGTCCATCTCCTCCGACTCCAGTCAAGCCACCTACAGTCTGTGATGATTATGCTACATGCGCTGAAGGCAGCACTTGCTGTTGTATCTTTGAGTCACGTAGGACTTGCTTCTCTTGGGGATGCTGCCCACTTGAAGGAGCTATTTGCTGTGAAGACCACTACAGTTGTTGCCCACACGACTATCCTGTCTGCAACGTTTATGAAGGCACCTGCTCAATT AGCAAGAACAACCCACTGGGAGTGAAGGCAATGAAGCACATTCTTGCAAAACCAATCGGGGCCTACGGAAATGGAGGAAAGAAGAGCAGTTCTTGA